A genomic region of Caldicellulosiruptor acetigenus contains the following coding sequences:
- a CDS encoding WG repeat-containing protein, producing MKNKRVKILFCILLTLCSTFLTSYADKQVRASSSQQFQSAVKLFGGKYVYVPVQFDEVKEVTEDLLAYKINNKWGFIDKNGNIVTEPKFDWEYTVPGLQSGLVAVQMNGKWGCVDKTGKLVVDTLYEEVSSYSGNLVTVKLNNKYGFVNIKTGKLVIEPMYEMVGVFSEGLIACRKYQDLTWSIIDDKGNLLADKLPFERIGEFREGLAAAEKDGKWGFIDKTGKVIIDFQYDWYRDFSKGLAVVEKGGRWYYINKTGRIVVDLGDEIKEITNSTTDSLDLIVKKENYCLINKTGKQTIKLQFDYVKSFSEGVAAYVYKGRWGFIDETGKIIVKPKFEWVEDFSEGLAAVRQNGKYGFIDKTGNVVVEPEFDSFEGYDTVTFRRPLKFSDGIAVVIKDGKTCFIDKTGKVVVKFNSLRLVRDFSEGLAAICEGGGFGFIDKTGKVVIRPIYSYVSDFSEGLAAVWINNKAGFIDKSGKFVIQPQFDSCISFSEGLAPVRIKNKWGFIDKKGRIVIKPQYDDVSRFSEGMAAVLIKNKWGFIDKSGKIVIEPQFDNVKDFSQGLAAVSRNYLWGFVDKKGRMVIMPQFSEVTSFSRKVAKVKELPKYGVINKISGKIMIPPRFHQVGIFSDGLAAVKEYDKWGFIDEKGNLVIKPQFDDVRVFSEGLTAVKQNGKWGFIDKSGRTIIKNQYDLVGEFSCGLAKFRKNNKWGFIDRTGKVIIKPQFEDAKPFVDGVAEVKLNGLWGIINTKGNIIIKPQFFDIVRVSNNLAVVQKTDGSYGFVDRKTGKLLLQPQFDGIRILCWKWAVGVVQKDKSGKEKWGLLIETK from the coding sequence ATGAAAAACAAAAGAGTAAAAATCTTATTCTGTATATTATTAACATTGTGTTCTACTTTTTTGACTTCATATGCTGATAAACAAGTTAGGGCCTCTTCAAGCCAACAATTTCAATCAGCTGTGAAGTTGTTCGGTGGCAAGTATGTGTATGTGCCGGTTCAGTTTGACGAGGTAAAGGAAGTCACAGAAGATTTGTTAGCATATAAGATAAATAACAAGTGGGGTTTTATCGACAAAAATGGCAATATAGTGACTGAGCCAAAGTTTGATTGGGAGTACACTGTGCCAGGTTTACAGAGTGGTTTAGTAGCAGTTCAAATGAATGGAAAGTGGGGATGTGTAGACAAAACAGGCAAACTGGTAGTTGATACGCTGTACGAAGAGGTTTCAAGTTATTCTGGTAATTTAGTTACAGTAAAGTTAAATAATAAATACGGGTTTGTAAACATAAAAACAGGAAAATTAGTGATTGAGCCGATGTACGAAATGGTTGGTGTTTTTTCAGAAGGATTAATAGCGTGTAGGAAATATCAAGATTTGACATGGAGTATTATTGATGATAAAGGAAACCTATTAGCTGATAAACTTCCCTTTGAGAGAATAGGAGAATTCCGCGAAGGTTTGGCTGCGGCTGAAAAAGATGGTAAATGGGGGTTTATTGATAAGACAGGAAAGGTGATAATTGATTTTCAATATGATTGGTATAGAGATTTTTCAAAAGGATTAGCAGTGGTTGAAAAGGGGGGAAGATGGTATTATATAAATAAGACTGGTAGAATAGTTGTGGATTTGGGAGATGAGATTAAGGAGATTACAAATAGTACAACTGATTCATTAGATTTAATAGTTAAAAAAGAAAACTATTGCTTGATAAACAAGACAGGTAAACAAACAATAAAATTACAATTTGATTATGTAAAGAGTTTTTCAGAAGGTGTAGCAGCGTATGTATATAAGGGAAGATGGGGTTTTATTGATGAGACGGGAAAGATAATAGTAAAACCTAAGTTTGAATGGGTAGAAGATTTTTCAGAAGGATTAGCTGCAGTTAGACAAAATGGAAAATATGGATTTATCGATAAAACTGGAAATGTGGTAGTAGAGCCTGAATTTGATTCTTTTGAAGGTTATGACACTGTAACATTTCGCAGACCTCTAAAATTTTCTGATGGAATAGCAGTAGTTATAAAAGATGGGAAAACATGTTTTATAGATAAAACAGGCAAAGTTGTAGTAAAGTTTAATAGTCTTCGCTTAGTTAGAGATTTCTCAGAAGGATTGGCTGCAATATGTGAAGGTGGAGGATTTGGTTTTATAGATAAAACAGGTAAGGTTGTTATAAGACCAATATATAGCTATGTTAGCGATTTTTCTGAGGGATTAGCTGCAGTTTGGATAAATAACAAAGCTGGATTTATCGATAAGAGTGGGAAATTTGTTATACAACCACAGTTTGATTCATGTATTAGTTTTTCCGAAGGTTTAGCTCCAGTAAGGATAAAAAATAAGTGGGGTTTTATAGATAAGAAGGGTAGGATAGTTATAAAACCCCAGTACGATGATGTTTCAAGATTTTCAGAAGGAATGGCGGCTGTATTAATAAAAAATAAATGGGGATTTATAGATAAAAGCGGCAAAATAGTTATAGAACCTCAGTTTGATAATGTGAAGGATTTTTCACAAGGTTTAGCAGCAGTGTCAAGAAATTATTTATGGGGATTTGTTGATAAAAAAGGGAGAATGGTTATTATGCCTCAATTTTCTGAAGTTACGAGTTTCTCAAGAAAAGTTGCAAAAGTAAAGGAATTACCTAAATATGGAGTTATAAATAAAATATCTGGTAAGATAATGATACCACCACGATTTCATCAAGTAGGTATTTTTTCTGACGGTTTGGCAGCAGTAAAAGAGTATGACAAGTGGGGATTTATTGATGAGAAAGGAAATTTAGTAATAAAACCTCAGTTTGATGATGTCAGAGTATTTTCAGAGGGATTGACAGCAGTTAAGCAAAATGGCAAGTGGGGATTTATAGATAAAAGTGGAAGAACGATAATAAAGAATCAGTATGATTTGGTTGGGGAATTTTCGTGTGGGCTGGCTAAATTTAGGAAAAACAACAAATGGGGATTTATAGATAGGACTGGCAAGGTTATTATAAAACCACAGTTTGAAGATGCTAAGCCATTTGTAGATGGTGTTGCTGAAGTTAAATTAAATGGATTATGGGGGATTATAAATACGAAAGGGAATATCATAATAAAGCCCCAGTTTTTTGATATTGTCAGAGTGTCCAATAACTTGGCTGTGGTTCAAAAAACAGATGGCAGTTATGGTTTTGTAGATAGGAAAACAGGTAAGCTGTTACTCCAGCCTCAATTTGACGGTATTAGAATTCTTTGTTGGAAGTGGGCTGTAGGCGTTGTTCAAAAAGACAAGAGTGGAAAAGAAAAATGGGGTTTATTGATTGAAACAAAATAA
- the ilvB gene encoding biosynthetic-type acetolactate synthase large subunit, producing the protein MKLTGAEIIIECLKEQGVNVVFGYPGGAALNIYDALYKHQNEIKHYLTSHEQHASHAADGYSRASGKVGVVFTTSGPGATNIVTGIATAYMDSVPVVAITGQVPTNLLGKDSFQEVDITGITMPITKHNFIVKDVNTLADTIRRAFEIAQSGRPGPVLVDVCKDVTAQYAEYERKKPKKIKKKVLATQEEIEKAIELINSSQRPFICSGGGVISSEASEELIEFVEKINAPVATTLMGVGGFPSTHPNYTGLVGMHGTRASNYAVSHCDLLIAVGARFSDRVISKVDRFAPNAKIIHIDIDPAEIDKNVSTDIALVGDVKQILKILIENVQKKTSTEWIEMIYEWKRNYPLSYPQDGKLHPQYVVERISALTNNDAIITTEVGQNQIWAAQFYKYQRPRQFISSGGLGTMGYGFGAAIGAKIARPDKVVIDIAGDGSFRMNCGELATAVHYNIPVIVALLNNGVLGMVRQWQDLFYGKRFSQTTLDRPPDFVKLAEAYGALGIRVTSPDEVDSAILKALEAGRPTVIDFVIDKDEKALPIVPPGAPIDEIID; encoded by the coding sequence TTGAAATTGACAGGAGCAGAGATTATAATTGAGTGTTTAAAAGAACAGGGAGTAAATGTTGTTTTTGGGTATCCGGGCGGTGCTGCTTTAAATATTTATGATGCTCTTTACAAACATCAAAATGAGATAAAACATTATCTAACATCGCATGAACAGCACGCATCCCACGCTGCAGACGGATATTCAAGAGCGTCCGGCAAGGTTGGCGTGGTCTTTACCACTTCAGGACCTGGTGCAACAAACATTGTGACAGGTATTGCAACAGCGTATATGGACTCTGTGCCGGTTGTTGCAATCACAGGGCAAGTACCAACTAATTTGCTTGGTAAAGACTCTTTCCAAGAGGTTGATATTACAGGTATTACCATGCCAATTACAAAGCACAATTTCATTGTCAAGGATGTCAATACACTTGCAGATACCATCAGACGCGCGTTTGAAATCGCACAAAGTGGAAGGCCGGGACCTGTTTTGGTTGATGTGTGCAAGGATGTTACTGCGCAGTATGCTGAGTATGAAAGAAAAAAGCCAAAGAAGATAAAAAAGAAGGTTTTAGCAACACAAGAAGAGATAGAAAAGGCAATTGAGCTTATAAATTCAAGCCAAAGACCTTTTATCTGTTCAGGTGGCGGTGTTATTTCATCAGAGGCATCTGAAGAGCTCATTGAATTTGTGGAAAAAATAAACGCACCTGTTGCAACAACGCTCATGGGTGTTGGAGGTTTTCCTTCCACCCATCCGAACTATACAGGACTTGTTGGAATGCACGGTACACGTGCTTCTAACTATGCGGTTTCACACTGTGACCTTTTGATTGCTGTTGGTGCAAGATTTTCAGACAGAGTAATCAGCAAGGTTGACAGGTTTGCACCAAATGCAAAGATTATTCACATTGATATTGACCCGGCTGAGATTGACAAAAACGTGAGCACAGACATTGCACTTGTGGGCGATGTAAAGCAGATATTAAAAATATTGATTGAGAATGTACAGAAGAAGACCAGCACAGAATGGATAGAGATGATTTACGAATGGAAGAGAAACTATCCTTTGAGCTATCCTCAGGATGGCAAGCTTCACCCACAGTATGTTGTTGAGAGAATTTCTGCTCTTACCAACAACGATGCAATAATTACAACAGAGGTTGGGCAAAACCAGATTTGGGCAGCACAATTTTACAAATACCAAAGACCAAGACAGTTCATCTCATCCGGCGGTCTTGGCACAATGGGTTATGGTTTTGGTGCGGCAATTGGAGCAAAAATTGCACGGCCAGACAAGGTTGTAATTGACATTGCAGGTGATGGAAGCTTTAGAATGAACTGTGGTGAGCTTGCAACAGCTGTGCACTACAATATACCTGTGATAGTTGCGCTTTTGAACAATGGCGTTTTGGGAATGGTTCGCCAGTGGCAGGACCTTTTCTATGGCAAGAGATTTTCACAGACAACGCTTGACAGGCCGCCAGATTTTGTAAAGCTTGCAGAGGCTTACGGCGCACTTGGTATAAGGGTTACATCACCAGATGAGGTTGACAGTGCTATTTTAAAGGCGTTAGAAGCAGGAAGGCCAACTGTGATTGACTTTGTAATTGACAAAGACGAAAAAGCACTACCAATTGTTCCACCCGGCGCTCCTATTGATGAGATTATTGATTAA
- the ilvD gene encoding dihydroxy-acid dehydratase codes for MRSDIVKKGFEKAPQRSLFKAMGYTDEEIRRPLIAVVNSWNEVVPGHIHLDRIAEAVKAGIRLAGATPMEFNVIGVCDGIAMGHIGMKYSLITRELIADSIEAMVMAHQFDGMVLIPNCDKIVPGMLMAAARVNIPAILISGGPMLAGKIGDKVCDLNSVFEGVGAYSAGKISEEDLYALEENACPGCGSCSGMFTANTMNCLSEALGLALPGNGTIPAVMAARIRLAKMAGMKIVELVEKDIKPSDILTIEAFENALTVDMALGGSTNTILHLPAIANEVGIKLNLDIINAISDRTPNLCKLSPAGQHHIEDLYFAGGVQAVMNELSKKGLIHLNLLTVTGKTVGENIKDTKVKDYNVIRPIDNPYSETGGLVIVRGNLAPDGAVVKKSAVPPNLMKHRGPARVFESGEEVFEAILKGKIQKGDVIVIRYEGPKGGPGMREMLSPTSALAGVGLIEDVALITDGRFSGATRGACFGHVSPEAAERGPIAAVQDGDMISIDIENKTLTLEVPEEEIKRRLEILPPFEPKVKKGYLYRYSKLVRSASTGAILE; via the coding sequence ATGAGAAGTGATATTGTCAAGAAAGGATTTGAAAAGGCTCCTCAGCGTTCGCTTTTCAAAGCAATGGGATACACTGATGAAGAGATAAGAAGACCACTTATTGCAGTTGTAAATTCGTGGAACGAGGTTGTTCCAGGGCACATTCATCTTGACAGGATTGCAGAGGCAGTAAAAGCAGGTATCAGGCTGGCCGGGGCAACTCCAATGGAGTTTAACGTCATTGGTGTGTGTGATGGTATTGCGATGGGTCACATTGGCATGAAGTATTCGCTCATCACAAGAGAGCTCATTGCAGATTCAATTGAGGCAATGGTAATGGCACACCAGTTTGATGGCATGGTCTTGATTCCAAACTGCGACAAAATCGTTCCTGGAATGCTCATGGCAGCAGCAAGGGTGAACATCCCAGCTATTTTGATAAGCGGTGGACCTATGCTTGCAGGAAAAATTGGCGATAAGGTATGCGACCTTAACTCTGTATTCGAAGGTGTGGGCGCATACTCTGCAGGCAAGATTTCTGAAGAGGATTTGTATGCCTTAGAAGAAAATGCATGTCCTGGCTGTGGTTCATGCTCTGGGATGTTCACTGCAAACACAATGAACTGTTTGAGCGAGGCTTTGGGGCTTGCTCTTCCTGGAAATGGAACAATTCCAGCTGTCATGGCAGCACGAATTCGTCTTGCTAAAATGGCAGGTATGAAGATTGTTGAGCTTGTTGAAAAGGACATAAAACCGTCTGATATTTTAACTATTGAGGCTTTTGAAAATGCCTTAACTGTTGACATGGCGCTTGGGGGTTCAACAAACACCATCTTGCATCTTCCTGCTATTGCAAATGAAGTTGGAATAAAATTAAACCTTGATATCATAAATGCTATAAGCGACAGAACACCAAATCTTTGCAAGCTCTCACCAGCAGGGCAACATCATATTGAGGATTTGTACTTTGCAGGCGGCGTTCAGGCTGTTATGAATGAGCTGTCCAAAAAAGGTTTAATTCATCTTAACCTTTTAACAGTCACAGGAAAAACTGTAGGAGAAAATATCAAAGATACGAAAGTTAAAGATTACAATGTCATAAGACCAATCGACAATCCATATTCTGAGACAGGCGGGCTTGTGATTGTGAGGGGTAACCTTGCACCAGATGGTGCTGTTGTCAAGAAAAGTGCTGTGCCGCCAAACCTAATGAAGCACAGAGGACCTGCGCGCGTGTTTGAAAGCGGTGAAGAGGTGTTTGAGGCAATCTTGAAAGGAAAGATTCAAAAAGGAGATGTTATTGTCATAAGATATGAAGGGCCAAAAGGCGGACCTGGTATGAGAGAAATGCTCTCTCCTACATCGGCACTGGCAGGAGTTGGGCTAATTGAAGATGTTGCGCTGATAACCGATGGAAGGTTTTCCGGTGCAACAAGAGGTGCATGTTTTGGTCATGTATCGCCGGAGGCAGCAGAAAGAGGACCGATTGCAGCAGTTCAGGATGGCGATATGATTTCAATTGACATAGAAAACAAGACTCTTACGTTAGAAGTGCCAGAAGAAGAAATCAAAAGAAGACTTGAAATCTTACCACCGTTTGAGCCAAAGGTGAAAAAAGGGTATCTTTACAGATACTCAAAACTTGTCAGGTCTGCGTCAACTGGTGCTATACTTGAGTAA
- the ilvE gene encoding branched-chain-amino-acid transaminase — translation MEEKLIYIDGEFYKKSEAKISVFDHGFLYGDGVFEGIRVYNGKIFKCKEHVDRLYQAAKAIYMEIPISKEEMIEALKKTCRINNIREGYIRLVVSRGVGDLGLSPTKCPKPTIVIIADSIVLYPQEMYEKGMKVITASTRRNSPQCVDPQIKSLNYLNNILAKIEANRAGVPEAIMLTQDGYVTECTGDNIFIVKDGELITPPVYLGALDGITRRTVMTLAKDLGIPVYEKVFTLYNLYNADECFFTGTAAEVIAVTEVDGRKIGNGEVGPITKKLMEEFKKLTLVDGVDIYE, via the coding sequence ATGGAAGAAAAACTAATATACATCGACGGAGAGTTTTACAAAAAATCAGAAGCTAAAATTTCAGTTTTTGACCATGGTTTTTTGTATGGAGATGGCGTGTTTGAAGGAATAAGAGTGTATAATGGCAAGATTTTTAAGTGCAAAGAACATGTGGACAGGCTGTACCAGGCTGCAAAGGCCATCTACATGGAAATTCCAATCTCAAAAGAAGAAATGATTGAAGCGCTAAAGAAGACATGCAGGATAAACAATATCAGGGAAGGATATATCAGGCTTGTTGTATCGCGAGGAGTTGGGGATTTGGGCCTTTCTCCAACAAAGTGTCCAAAACCAACAATTGTAATAATTGCTGATTCAATTGTTTTATATCCACAAGAAATGTATGAAAAGGGAATGAAGGTAATAACAGCATCCACAAGAAGAAATAGTCCTCAGTGTGTTGACCCGCAGATAAAGTCGCTAAATTACCTAAACAACATCTTGGCAAAGATTGAAGCAAACAGGGCCGGAGTGCCTGAGGCTATAATGCTTACACAGGATGGGTATGTCACAGAATGTACAGGAGACAACATCTTCATTGTCAAGGACGGTGAGCTTATCACTCCACCTGTGTATCTTGGAGCTTTGGATGGGATTACAAGAAGAACGGTTATGACTTTGGCAAAAGATTTGGGAATACCTGTGTATGAAAAGGTATTTACACTTTACAATCTTTACAATGCTGATGAGTGTTTCTTTACAGGTACTGCGGCAGAGGTTATTGCAGTGACCGAGGTTGACGGTAGAAAGATTGGAAATGGAGAGGTTGGACCAATAACCAAAAAGCTCATGGAAGAATTCAAAAAGCTTACACTTGTTGATGGTGTTGACATATACGAATAA
- a CDS encoding M28 family peptidase, translating into MCALESYPGKEEELKEFVENELSEMLIFYDDDVKNNLFGERGKNPKVLLNAHLDSYGAEHVGKNWMFEVVFDEKTGRIKGNGVRPIGADDRCGIAIILALLRFTDYQFKFLFTTSCEDEHQGVKFFIENHPEFFKGVNLVIGLDRRGFGDVVCSYGGKDVCFKNECIDKVIEIGKSLGIPAKKEKSPHVADIRFIADKFGISSFCLSVGYYNPHTTSEYAVLNEVVKTYEWMCKILECVQ; encoded by the coding sequence ATGTGTGCTTTGGAGTCGTATCCTGGAAAGGAGGAGGAACTAAAAGAATTTGTAGAAAACGAACTTTCTGAGATGCTCATCTTTTACGACGATGACGTTAAAAACAACCTCTTTGGCGAAAGAGGCAAAAATCCAAAGGTGCTTTTGAATGCTCATCTTGACTCATACGGAGCAGAACATGTGGGTAAAAACTGGATGTTTGAAGTAGTTTTTGATGAAAAAACAGGAAGGATAAAAGGAAATGGCGTACGGCCTATAGGTGCTGACGACAGATGCGGTATTGCTATTATCTTGGCTCTTCTGAGGTTTACTGACTACCAATTCAAGTTTCTTTTCACCACATCCTGTGAAGATGAACACCAGGGTGTAAAGTTCTTCATTGAAAATCATCCAGAATTTTTCAAGGGCGTAAACCTTGTGATTGGTCTTGACAGAAGAGGGTTTGGGGATGTTGTGTGCAGCTATGGCGGAAAAGACGTGTGCTTTAAGAATGAGTGTATTGACAAGGTGATAGAAATTGGAAAATCCTTAGGAATTCCTGCTAAGAAAGAAAAAAGTCCCCACGTTGCTGATATAAGGTTTATTGCAGACAAGTTCGGAATTAGTAGTTTTTGTCTTTCTGTGGGATATTACAATCCTCACACAACCTCTGAGTATGCTGTTTTGAATGAGGTTGTGAAGACCTATGAATGGATGTGCAAAATCTTGGAGTGTGTGCAATGA
- a CDS encoding acyl-CoA dehydratase activase, with product MKEIYIGVDVGSVSTNVVAIDRNVKVLFKTYIRTNGQPIDSVKEGVKQLKETLGDVKVLGVGTTGSGRQLAGAILGADVVKNEITAHATATIHFVPDVRTIFEIGGQDSKIIIIKDQMVVDFAMNTVCAAGTGSFLDHQAERLKIPIEQFGDLALSATRPVRIAGRCTVFAESDMIAKQQFGFSKAEIIRGLCDALVRNYLNNVGRGKNLEPPFVFQGGVAANKGIRAAFERELQSKIIVPEHFNVMGAIGSAILAKDYIEKTKARTNFRGFDAADIDFSTSSFECKGCSNRCEVVKVSMEGKVIAMWGDRCGKWTNSL from the coding sequence ATGAAGGAAATCTACATAGGGGTTGACGTGGGTTCTGTTTCAACTAACGTTGTTGCCATTGATAGAAATGTGAAGGTGCTTTTTAAGACGTATATAAGAACAAACGGACAGCCTATAGATTCTGTCAAAGAAGGTGTAAAGCAGTTAAAAGAGACACTTGGAGATGTAAAAGTTTTAGGGGTAGGCACAACCGGGTCGGGCAGACAGCTTGCAGGTGCTATCTTGGGTGCTGACGTTGTGAAGAACGAAATTACAGCCCATGCAACAGCCACAATTCATTTTGTACCGGATGTGAGAACTATTTTTGAAATAGGCGGCCAGGACTCTAAGATAATAATTATAAAAGACCAGATGGTTGTGGATTTTGCAATGAACACTGTATGTGCTGCAGGCACAGGTTCGTTTTTGGACCATCAGGCAGAAAGGCTCAAAATTCCTATTGAACAGTTTGGTGATTTGGCACTATCTGCAACAAGACCAGTTCGAATTGCGGGAAGGTGCACAGTTTTTGCAGAGTCTGACATGATTGCAAAGCAGCAGTTTGGCTTTTCAAAAGCTGAGATAATAAGAGGGCTTTGCGATGCTCTTGTGAGAAATTATTTGAACAATGTTGGAAGAGGCAAGAATTTAGAACCGCCATTTGTTTTTCAGGGCGGTGTTGCAGCGAACAAGGGTATCAGAGCAGCATTCGAAAGAGAACTTCAAAGCAAGATTATTGTACCTGAACATTTCAATGTCATGGGGGCAATAGGTAGCGCCATTTTAGCAAAAGATTACATTGAAAAGACAAAGGCAAGAACAAATTTCAGGGGGTTTGACGCTGCTGACATTGATTTTTCAACATCATCTTTTGAATGCAAGGGTTGTTCGAACAGGTGCGAGGTTGTGAAAGTGTCAATGGAAGGCAAGGTCATTGCAATGTGGGGTGACAGGTGTGGCAAGTGGACAAATTCACTTTAA
- a CDS encoding 2-hydroxyacyl-CoA dehydratase — MKVSFPYMGSAIVYKKLFEFLEHEVIMPPKPTQRTMDLGVKYSPEFACIPLKMVMGTYLEAIEKGAKVLVTSGGHGPCRAGFYGDTHRNILKSLGYDDVELIIFDAPQDNWRAFFRNVQKIRNGVPWHKVINRMYTLYRFVQKLDELEKMVQKIRPYEVNKGQTTQVWNQIQEKFDKIKTRKELYKVYEECKQMLLSIPTKKVDEKDRIRVGIVGEIYVVMESSINFGIEEILGNLGVEVERSLYLFEWINDNLVPWILRPKRFKEIIKKGQKYIKILIGGHAVETVGHIIDFKERGFDGIVHLMPFACLPELVTQSLIPKISKEVDIPILSLPIDEQTGKANMLTRIEAFIDLLRNRKRGKTKEVFIDNIQEHVQEERVVMV, encoded by the coding sequence ATGAAAGTATCATTTCCTTACATGGGCTCTGCCATAGTGTATAAAAAACTTTTTGAGTTTTTGGAACATGAAGTGATAATGCCGCCAAAACCAACACAGAGGACCATGGACCTTGGTGTCAAATATTCACCAGAGTTTGCTTGCATTCCTCTTAAAATGGTCATGGGAACATATTTAGAGGCCATTGAAAAAGGTGCAAAAGTGCTTGTGACATCTGGTGGACATGGTCCGTGCAGGGCAGGTTTTTATGGTGACACTCACAGGAACATATTAAAATCTCTTGGTTATGACGATGTCGAACTTATAATCTTTGATGCTCCACAGGATAACTGGAGGGCATTTTTCAGGAACGTTCAAAAAATCCGAAATGGAGTTCCTTGGCATAAGGTTATAAACAGGATGTACACGTTATACAGATTTGTCCAGAAGCTTGATGAGCTTGAGAAGATGGTTCAAAAGATAAGACCGTATGAGGTCAACAAAGGCCAGACAACTCAGGTTTGGAATCAAATCCAAGAAAAGTTTGACAAAATAAAGACAAGAAAAGAACTGTATAAGGTTTATGAAGAGTGCAAGCAGATGCTTCTTAGCATCCCAACAAAGAAGGTTGATGAAAAAGACAGAATAAGGGTTGGAATTGTGGGAGAGATTTATGTTGTGATGGAAAGCTCTATTAACTTTGGGATAGAAGAGATTTTGGGCAATCTTGGTGTTGAGGTAGAAAGAAGCTTGTATCTTTTTGAGTGGATAAACGACAATCTGGTTCCATGGATTTTAAGACCCAAGAGGTTTAAAGAGATTATAAAAAAGGGTCAAAAATATATCAAGATTTTAATTGGTGGTCATGCGGTTGAGACTGTGGGGCATATTATAGACTTTAAAGAGAGAGGATTTGACGGAATTGTTCATCTTATGCCTTTTGCATGTTTGCCAGAACTTGTGACCCAGAGTTTAATTCCAAAGATATCAAAAGAGGTTGACATTCCAATTCTATCGCTTCCAATAGATGAGCAGACAGGGAAGGCAAATATGCTCACCAGGATAGAAGCTTTCATTGACCTTTTGAGAAATAGGAAAAGAGGAAAAACAAAAGAGGTCTTTATTGACAACATACAAGAACATGTTCAGGAAGAAAGGGTTGTAATGGTATGA
- a CDS encoding acyl-CoA dehydratase activase-related protein: MKIAIPHSLLYYYYFPLWDTFFKELGFEVVDTGPTTKDILDKGSKAAVADICAPIKIFTGHVIEGLEKADYVFVPRFARIKKPEYFCPKFMGLPDIIEGTVEESKGRVISPIINEKNNENISSPKVYEILIEMFGFSHREIRLAIKRAEEVFERFKKLMHKGLSCDKALDSYKTGRWEEDLRRVKKDVDVTIAVLGYVYDVYDSFISMDVVKKLEALGVNIKTFEMVPQEVAYDNLKHYRKRLFWTFSNRVLGAGLHYLKDPEVDGIIHVTAFGCGPDAIVGRFLQYESDVAGKPFTTLRVDEHTGEGHMITRIEAFVDMLKRKKWAKLSEVL, encoded by the coding sequence ATGAAAATTGCTATTCCGCATTCGCTTTTGTATTATTACTATTTTCCTTTATGGGATACATTTTTCAAAGAGCTCGGGTTTGAGGTGGTAGACACAGGACCAACAACAAAAGATATTCTTGACAAAGGTTCAAAGGCGGCTGTTGCCGACATCTGTGCACCCATCAAAATCTTTACAGGGCATGTTATTGAGGGACTTGAGAAGGCTGATTATGTTTTTGTTCCAAGGTTTGCGAGGATAAAAAAGCCAGAATATTTTTGTCCAAAGTTTATGGGGCTTCCAGATATAATTGAGGGAACGGTAGAAGAAAGTAAAGGAAGAGTTATCTCACCCATAATAAATGAAAAAAACAACGAGAATATAAGCTCGCCGAAGGTTTATGAAATCCTTATTGAGATGTTTGGATTTTCTCACAGGGAGATACGACTTGCGATAAAAAGAGCAGAAGAGGTTTTTGAAAGGTTTAAAAAACTGATGCACAAAGGACTTTCTTGCGACAAAGCACTTGATAGCTACAAAACGGGTAGATGGGAAGAGGACTTAAGAAGAGTAAAAAAAGATGTCGATGTGACAATTGCTGTTTTAGGATATGTGTATGATGTGTATGATTCTTTCATAAGCATGGATGTTGTAAAAAAACTTGAAGCCTTAGGTGTAAATATAAAAACATTTGAGATGGTACCCCAAGAGGTTGCATATGACAATTTAAAACACTACAGGAAAAGACTTTTCTGGACGTTCTCAAACAGGGTACTTGGTGCAGGTCTTCATTATCTTAAAGACCCAGAGGTAGATGGTATAATCCATGTGACAGCTTTTGGATGCGGACCTGATGCAATTGTTGGAAGGTTTTTGCAATATGAGAGCGATGTTGCAGGAAAGCCATTTACCACTTTGAGAGTGGATGAACATACAGGCGAGGGACACATGATAACAAGGATTGAAGCCTTTGTTGACATGCTCAAGCGAAAAAAGTGGGCAAAATTGTCGGAGGTATTATAA